In the Ipomoea triloba cultivar NCNSP0323 chromosome 6, ASM357664v1 genome, one interval contains:
- the LOC116022638 gene encoding auxin response factor 18-like: MVNAMNPVDNFMNETEKLLDPQLWHACAGGIVEMPEVNSKIIYFPQGHAEHFKKSVDFGMSGRIPPLILSRVSAVKYLADSETDEVYAKIGLVPLGGSGGHDVYDDGGFLGVVKYKSEEKPNSFSKTLTQSDANNGGGFSVPRYCAETIFPLLDYSDDPPVQTIFVKDVHGETWQFRHIYRGTPRRHLLTTGWSNFVNRKKLIAGDLVVFVRKENGDIHVGIRRARRRIGRGPEACSRWQTGTGSYVGSMNRVFSGNFSEGDEKFVQNDRTEISGVGTGGRSDVLIESVTEAALLAASGQPFEVLYYPLACTPEFVVRASTVRDAMRIKWCLGMRVKMPSETEDPSRISWFMGTVSSVEAEDPIKWPDSPWNLLQVAWDEPDLLQNTKRVSPWLVELVTDVSPVLQPHLSPPRKKLRLPQPLALVGQLPAPSLFCNPVIPSSLLSYVSDNIPTGIQGARHAQCGLSSKDLHFNKMNSELFPFGFREVGGTILPNTLTGNVMASSENEENVSCLLTSPSLKKNNEEKIPAFMLFGKPIFTEQQMPNSCSGETIGKSLSNSNQEKTKNILDSPGSAVLQNGPLDNSSDGVFPFYKTQKSEPGFGTGHCKVFIASEDVEQTLESSLSSFNELYKKLVNVFGIETTEMFNSALYQDATGAVKHTRDEPFSEFMKRA; encoded by the exons atggTTAATGCCATGAATCCAGTGGACAATTTCATGAATGAAACTGAGAAATTATTGGACCCCCAGTTATGGCATGCCTGTGCAGGTGGGATAGTTGAAATGCCAGAGGTGAACTCTAAGATAATTTACTTTCCCCAGGGCCATGCTGAGCATTTTAAGAAGAGTgtggattttggcatgagtggaAGGATTCCACCCCTGATTCTGTCTAGGGTTTCAGCTGTGAAATATTTGGCTGATTCTGAGACTGATGAGGTTTATGCGAAAATTGGTTTAGTTCCGTTGGGAGGGAGTGGGGGACATGATGTTTATGATGATGGGGGATTTTTGGGGGTGGTTAAGTATAAGAGTGAAGAGAAACCGAATTCGTTTTCTAAGACATTGACGCAGTCTGATGCTAATAATGGAGGGGGTTTCTCGGTGCCAAGGTATTGCGCTGAGACCATTTTTCCACTGCTGGATTACTCGGATGATCCTCCGGTGCAGACCATCTTTGTTAAGGATGTTCATGGTGAGACTTGGCAGTTTAGGCATATTTATAGGGGGACGCCAAGGCGTCATCTTTTGACAACTGGGTGGAGTAATTTTGTGAACCGGAAGAAGCTCATTGCTGGGGATTTAGTTGTGTTTGTGAGAAAAGAAAACGGGGATATTCATGTTGGGATTCGGAGGGCTAGGAGGAGGATTGGTAGAGGACCCGAGGCTTGTTCTAGGTGGCAGACTGGAACTGGAAGTTATGTCGGTTCAATGAACCGGGTCTTTTCTGGAAACTTTAGTGAAGGTGATGAAAAGTTTGTACAAAATGATAGAACTGAAATCTCCGGTGTGGGCACGGGAGGAAGGAGTGATGTCCTAATTGAATCTGTGACTGAAGCCGCACTTCTTGCTGCTTCTGGCCAGCCATTTGAGGTTCTTTACTATCCCCTTGCATGCACTCCAGAATTTGTTGTTCGTGCCTCTACGGTGAGGGATGCAATGAGAATCAAGTGGTGTCTGGGTATGAGGGTTAAGATGCCATCTGAGACAGAAGACCCATCTCGAATTAGCTGGTTCATGGGAACAGTATCTTCTGTTGAGGCCGAAGATCCAATCAAATGGCCTGATTCTCCCTGGAACCTTCTTCAG GTGGCATGGGATGAGCCAGATTTGCTTCAGAACACCAAGCGAGTTAGCCCATGGTTGGTTGAATTGGTGACTGATGTGTCCCCCGTTCTTCAACCTCATTTATCACCTCCAAGAAAGAAGTTGCGGCTTCCCCAACCTCTAGCCCTAGTCGGGCAACTTCCAGCACCGTCACTTTTCTGCAACCCCGTAATTCCTAGCAGCCTCTTGTCTTATGTATCAGACAATATTCCTACAGGTATTCAGGGAGCCAGGCATGCTCAATGTGGATTATCTTCAAAAGATCTCCACTTCAACAAAATGAACAGTGAGCTCTTCCCATTTGGATTCAGAGAGGTCGGGGGCACTATCCTACCTAATACACTTACAGGTAATGTAATGGCTAGTtcagaaaatgaagagaatgtCTCTTGCCTCTTGACCAGTCCAAgtttgaagaaaaataatgaaGAGAAAATTCCTGCATTTATGTTGTTTGGGAAACCAATTTTCACGGAGCAGCAGATGCCCAATAGCTGCTCTGGAGAAACAATCGGCAAAAGTTTATCTAATTCGAACCAAGAGAAGACTAAAAATATCTTAGATAGTCCAGGATCAGCAGTTCTTCAAAACGGCCCACTAGATAACTCTTCAGATGGAGTGTTTCCATTCTACAAAACGCAGAAATCTGAACCTGGATTTGGCACTGGACATTGCAAGGTGTTCATCGCGTCAGAGGACGTTGAGCAGACACTTGAGTCTTCCCTTTCCTCATTCAATGAACTGTACAAAAAGCTGGTCAACGTGTTTGGCATAGAAACAACAGAGATGTTTAACAGTGCGCTTTATCAGGATGCTACTGGTGCCGTTAAGCACACCAGAGACGAACCATTCAG TGAGTTCATGAAGAGAGCTTGA
- the LOC116022637 gene encoding receptor-like protein kinase FERONIA isoform X2: MVAGIENVAISCGSSDAPTALHGRVWVGDNTISSTSSLHLTGKSWASRAQQKASPVPYQTARASHHEFSYRFSVKPGQKFIRLHFNPAPYNGFKKSIDLFTVKAGPYTLLTNFSPSLTADSLGAKFVSKEYCVNVQESQALTITFIPSRAAKASEDVYAFVNGIEIVSMPTGLYFTPEGDLGAHVVGQNHRFYIDTTTAMQMIQRLNVGGQSIPSVEDVSMFRGWKDDKSYLFNGVGAASIDSTITIEYADMLRHVAPPKVYQTARSLNPGKQQLIVHNLTWIIPVNLGFRYLVRLHFCEFEPGISAIGERQFSILINNQIAEYNADVIKWSGASGIAVYRDYIAMMEGDKMKGTGNLVISLQPNSELSSKRTEGILNGLEIFKLSNPDNCLAGINPDPHSTQSSASEMPRRQRQISFDRKSAIATAFTLAITLLNIAIYYLRCLSETNSTLRNTRSCSTDQACREFSFEEIQLSTNNFSPEFLIGSGGYGKVYRGSIDGGATTVAIKRLKEESRQGEKEFWTEIKMLSKLRNEHLVSLIGFCNEGKERVLVYEYMPRGTLADHLHKFDRLGNGNHPLSWERRLKILIGAAQGLHYLHTSQSQHKAIHRDVKSSNILLDESWVAKVSDFGLSKMGPGNESFTHVSTDVKGTYGYLDPEYFLTHRLTTKSDVYGFGVVLLEVLTGRPALDRRLVERHHNLATWAIDSMRKGEVNDIVDCSLAGQISQTCLKVLAEIAEKCLERQPHERPDMADVLTKLELVLALQQTDGVQNEAMSIDEHGALSEENLVKTTADRATKVKGKDLKKDSNSKRKSVGWKDLLFRLAKTIAKDEGSPNTAVKDRSFCCSKIGEGC; the protein is encoded by the exons ATGGTTGCAGG CATCGAGAACGTAGCCATTTCGTGTGGCTCTTCAGACGCTCCAACTGCGCTCCATGGACGCGTCTGGGTTGGGGACAACACCATCTCCTCTACTTCATCGCTGCACTTGACTGGAAAATCCTGGGCATCTAGAGCCCAGCAAAAAGCCTCTCCGGTTCCATATCAGACAGCTCGGGCCTCTCACCATGAGTTCAGCTACCGGTTCTCAGTCAAGCCCGGCCAAAAATTTATACGCCTGCACTTCAACCCAGCGCCATACAACGGCTTCAAGAAGTCCATAGACCTTTTTACTGTCAAAGCTGGTCCATATACTCTCCTCACCAATTTCAGCCCTTCCCTCACTGCTGATTCTCTGGGTGCCAAATTTGTCAGCAAGGAATACTGTGTAAATGTACAAGAAAGCCAAGCGTTGACTATAACATTCATCCCATCTCGAGCAGCAAAGGCCTCAGAAGATGTTTATGCTTTTGTCAATGGCATTGAGATTGTCTCCATGCCTACTGGCCTTTACTTCACCCCAGAGGGGGACCTGGGTGCCCATGTTGTCGGCCAAAACCACAGATTCTACATTGATACTACTACAGCAATGCAGATGATTCAAAGATTAAACGTCGGGGGACAGTCAATTCCATCTGTTGAAGATGTTAGCATGTTTCGTGGCTGGAAAGATGACAAAAGCTACCTTTTTAATGGAGTTGGTGCTGCTTCAATTGATTCCACCATTACAATCGAGTATGCAGACATGCTGAGACATGTTGCACCTCCCAAAGTTTACCAAACAGCCAGATCACTGAATCCAGGCAAGCAGCAGCTTATTGTTCATAATCTCACATGGATAATTCCAGTAAATTTAGGATTCAGGTACCTAGTCAGGCTCCATTTCTGTGAATTTGAACCTGGAATATCAGCAATAGGTGAAAGGCAATTCAGTATACTTATAAATAATCAGATAGCTGAGTATAATGCCGATGTGATCAAATGGAGCGGTGCAAGTGGGATTGCAGTGTACAGAGACTACATTGCCATGATGGAAGGAGATAAAATGAAAGGTACTGGAAACCTAGTTATAAGTTTGCAGCCCAACTCTGAGTTGAGCAGTAAAAGAACTGAAGGCATTCTGAATGGCTTAGAAATATTCAAGCTAAGTAATCCTGACAACTGTCTTGCTGGAATAAATCCTGACCCCCACAGCACACAAAGTTCAGCGTCAGAGATGCCTCGTCGCCAAAGGCAAATCTCTTTTGATAGAAAAAGTGCAATTGCTACTGCATtcacactagcaatcactttatTGAACATTGCCATCTATTACCTAAGGTGTCTCTCTGAAACTAACTCCACCCTGAGAAACACGAGATCATGTTCCACAGACCAAGCTTGTCGTGAATTCTCGTTTGAGGAGATCCAACTATCCACCAACAATTTTAGTCCTGAGTTCCTCATTGGAAGTGGTGGATATGGTAAAGTATACAGGGGCAGTATTGATGGCGGAGCAACTACTGTAGCAATTAAACGTTTGAAGGAAGAGTCTAGGCAGGGAGAGAAGGAGTTCTGGACAGAGATAAAAATGCTATCAAAGCTCAGAAATGAACACCTTGTCTCCCTAATTGGCTTCTGCAATGAAGGTAAGGAGAGGGTGTTGGTTTATGAGTACATGCCTCGAGGAACTCTGGCAGATCATCTCCACAAATTTGATAGATTGGGGAATGGTAACCATCCTCTCTCTTGGGAACGACGACTCAAGATTCTAATAGGCGCTGCACAGGGATTGCATTACCTTCACACCTCCCAGTCCCAGCATAAGGCCATACATCGTGATGTAAAAAGCTCAAACATTCTGTTGGATGAGAGCTGGGTGGCAAAGGTTTCAGACTTCGGTTTGTCCAAAATGGGGCCTGGAAACGAGTCGTTTACTCATGTTAGTACTGATGTCAAAGGAACATATGGCTACTTGGATCCTGAATACTTCTTAACTCACAGATTGACAACGAAATCAGACGTGTATGGTTTTGGAGTAGTGCTGCTTGAAGTGCTCACCGGAAGGCCAGCACTGGATAGGAGGCTTGTTGAGAGGCACCACAATCTAGCCACTTGGGCCATAGACTCCATGAGAAAAGGAGAAGTTAATGATATTGTTGACTGCAGTCTGGCGGGGCAAATCTCTCAAACTTGTTTGAAGGTGTTGGCAGAAATTGCAGAAAAATGCCTGGAAAGACAGCCACATGAACGACCAGATATGGCTGATGTGCTAACAAAACTtgaattagtgttggcattaCAGCAAACAGATGGCGTGCAAAATGAGGCCATGAGCATTGATGAACATGGAGCTCTCTCAGAAGAGAATTTGGTAAAGACCACCGCTGACAGGGCAACTAAAGTCAAAGGAAAAGATTTGAAGAAGGATAGCAATTCCAAAAGAAAATCTGTTGGATGGAAGGATCTTCTGTTTCGTCTGGCTAAAACCATCGCCAAAGACGAAGGCTCCCCCAACACAGCCGTCAAAGATCGAAGTTTCTGCTGTAGCAAAATTGGAGAAGGATGCTAA
- the LOC116022637 gene encoding receptor-like protein kinase FERONIA isoform X1, with the protein MHHPLLFVLTFSTLSHGLIIFATSSSIENVAISCGSSDAPTALHGRVWVGDNTISSTSSLHLTGKSWASRAQQKASPVPYQTARASHHEFSYRFSVKPGQKFIRLHFNPAPYNGFKKSIDLFTVKAGPYTLLTNFSPSLTADSLGAKFVSKEYCVNVQESQALTITFIPSRAAKASEDVYAFVNGIEIVSMPTGLYFTPEGDLGAHVVGQNHRFYIDTTTAMQMIQRLNVGGQSIPSVEDVSMFRGWKDDKSYLFNGVGAASIDSTITIEYADMLRHVAPPKVYQTARSLNPGKQQLIVHNLTWIIPVNLGFRYLVRLHFCEFEPGISAIGERQFSILINNQIAEYNADVIKWSGASGIAVYRDYIAMMEGDKMKGTGNLVISLQPNSELSSKRTEGILNGLEIFKLSNPDNCLAGINPDPHSTQSSASEMPRRQRQISFDRKSAIATAFTLAITLLNIAIYYLRCLSETNSTLRNTRSCSTDQACREFSFEEIQLSTNNFSPEFLIGSGGYGKVYRGSIDGGATTVAIKRLKEESRQGEKEFWTEIKMLSKLRNEHLVSLIGFCNEGKERVLVYEYMPRGTLADHLHKFDRLGNGNHPLSWERRLKILIGAAQGLHYLHTSQSQHKAIHRDVKSSNILLDESWVAKVSDFGLSKMGPGNESFTHVSTDVKGTYGYLDPEYFLTHRLTTKSDVYGFGVVLLEVLTGRPALDRRLVERHHNLATWAIDSMRKGEVNDIVDCSLAGQISQTCLKVLAEIAEKCLERQPHERPDMADVLTKLELVLALQQTDGVQNEAMSIDEHGALSEENLVKTTADRATKVKGKDLKKDSNSKRKSVGWKDLLFRLAKTIAKDEGSPNTAVKDRSFCCSKIGEGC; encoded by the coding sequence ATGCATCATCCTCTGCTTTTTGTTCTTACATTCTCTACCTTATCCCATGGTCTGATCATCTTTGCCACTTCTTCTAGCATCGAGAACGTAGCCATTTCGTGTGGCTCTTCAGACGCTCCAACTGCGCTCCATGGACGCGTCTGGGTTGGGGACAACACCATCTCCTCTACTTCATCGCTGCACTTGACTGGAAAATCCTGGGCATCTAGAGCCCAGCAAAAAGCCTCTCCGGTTCCATATCAGACAGCTCGGGCCTCTCACCATGAGTTCAGCTACCGGTTCTCAGTCAAGCCCGGCCAAAAATTTATACGCCTGCACTTCAACCCAGCGCCATACAACGGCTTCAAGAAGTCCATAGACCTTTTTACTGTCAAAGCTGGTCCATATACTCTCCTCACCAATTTCAGCCCTTCCCTCACTGCTGATTCTCTGGGTGCCAAATTTGTCAGCAAGGAATACTGTGTAAATGTACAAGAAAGCCAAGCGTTGACTATAACATTCATCCCATCTCGAGCAGCAAAGGCCTCAGAAGATGTTTATGCTTTTGTCAATGGCATTGAGATTGTCTCCATGCCTACTGGCCTTTACTTCACCCCAGAGGGGGACCTGGGTGCCCATGTTGTCGGCCAAAACCACAGATTCTACATTGATACTACTACAGCAATGCAGATGATTCAAAGATTAAACGTCGGGGGACAGTCAATTCCATCTGTTGAAGATGTTAGCATGTTTCGTGGCTGGAAAGATGACAAAAGCTACCTTTTTAATGGAGTTGGTGCTGCTTCAATTGATTCCACCATTACAATCGAGTATGCAGACATGCTGAGACATGTTGCACCTCCCAAAGTTTACCAAACAGCCAGATCACTGAATCCAGGCAAGCAGCAGCTTATTGTTCATAATCTCACATGGATAATTCCAGTAAATTTAGGATTCAGGTACCTAGTCAGGCTCCATTTCTGTGAATTTGAACCTGGAATATCAGCAATAGGTGAAAGGCAATTCAGTATACTTATAAATAATCAGATAGCTGAGTATAATGCCGATGTGATCAAATGGAGCGGTGCAAGTGGGATTGCAGTGTACAGAGACTACATTGCCATGATGGAAGGAGATAAAATGAAAGGTACTGGAAACCTAGTTATAAGTTTGCAGCCCAACTCTGAGTTGAGCAGTAAAAGAACTGAAGGCATTCTGAATGGCTTAGAAATATTCAAGCTAAGTAATCCTGACAACTGTCTTGCTGGAATAAATCCTGACCCCCACAGCACACAAAGTTCAGCGTCAGAGATGCCTCGTCGCCAAAGGCAAATCTCTTTTGATAGAAAAAGTGCAATTGCTACTGCATtcacactagcaatcactttatTGAACATTGCCATCTATTACCTAAGGTGTCTCTCTGAAACTAACTCCACCCTGAGAAACACGAGATCATGTTCCACAGACCAAGCTTGTCGTGAATTCTCGTTTGAGGAGATCCAACTATCCACCAACAATTTTAGTCCTGAGTTCCTCATTGGAAGTGGTGGATATGGTAAAGTATACAGGGGCAGTATTGATGGCGGAGCAACTACTGTAGCAATTAAACGTTTGAAGGAAGAGTCTAGGCAGGGAGAGAAGGAGTTCTGGACAGAGATAAAAATGCTATCAAAGCTCAGAAATGAACACCTTGTCTCCCTAATTGGCTTCTGCAATGAAGGTAAGGAGAGGGTGTTGGTTTATGAGTACATGCCTCGAGGAACTCTGGCAGATCATCTCCACAAATTTGATAGATTGGGGAATGGTAACCATCCTCTCTCTTGGGAACGACGACTCAAGATTCTAATAGGCGCTGCACAGGGATTGCATTACCTTCACACCTCCCAGTCCCAGCATAAGGCCATACATCGTGATGTAAAAAGCTCAAACATTCTGTTGGATGAGAGCTGGGTGGCAAAGGTTTCAGACTTCGGTTTGTCCAAAATGGGGCCTGGAAACGAGTCGTTTACTCATGTTAGTACTGATGTCAAAGGAACATATGGCTACTTGGATCCTGAATACTTCTTAACTCACAGATTGACAACGAAATCAGACGTGTATGGTTTTGGAGTAGTGCTGCTTGAAGTGCTCACCGGAAGGCCAGCACTGGATAGGAGGCTTGTTGAGAGGCACCACAATCTAGCCACTTGGGCCATAGACTCCATGAGAAAAGGAGAAGTTAATGATATTGTTGACTGCAGTCTGGCGGGGCAAATCTCTCAAACTTGTTTGAAGGTGTTGGCAGAAATTGCAGAAAAATGCCTGGAAAGACAGCCACATGAACGACCAGATATGGCTGATGTGCTAACAAAACTtgaattagtgttggcattaCAGCAAACAGATGGCGTGCAAAATGAGGCCATGAGCATTGATGAACATGGAGCTCTCTCAGAAGAGAATTTGGTAAAGACCACCGCTGACAGGGCAACTAAAGTCAAAGGAAAAGATTTGAAGAAGGATAGCAATTCCAAAAGAAAATCTGTTGGATGGAAGGATCTTCTGTTTCGTCTGGCTAAAACCATCGCCAAAGACGAAGGCTCCCCCAACACAGCCGTCAAAGATCGAAGTTTCTGCTGTAGCAAAATTGGAGAAGGATGCTAA